The window CCATACGGGGAACGAACGATGCAGAAAAAAACGCTGGCGGTGGCGTTGAGCGGCGCCTTATCGGGCCTGGCTCAGGGGGCGGACGCCGATCGCCCCAATGTGCTGATCATTCTGGTGGACGACATGGGCTACTCCGACATCAGCCCGTTCGGCGGCGAGATACCGACCCCCAACCTGCAGGCGCTGGCCGAGCGGGGCGTGCGCATGAGCCAGTACTACACCTCGCCGATGTCGGCGCCGGCGCGGTCGATGTTGATGACCGGCAACACCAACCAGCAGGCCGGCATGGGCGGCATGTGGTGGTATGAGAGCACTGCCGCGCAGCCGGGCTATGAAATGCGGCTGACCGACCGCGTGACCACATTGCCGGAGCGCTTTCGCGACGCGGGTTACGCCACCATGATGGCGGGCAAATGGCACCTGGGCTATGTCGACGGCGCCAAACCGACCGATCGCGGCTTCGAGCGCGCCTTCGCTTTCATGGGCGGCGGCACCAGCCATTTCGACGATGCGAAACCGCTGGGCACCGTGGAGGCGTTCCACACCTTCTACACCCTGAACGGCAAACGCGTGTCGTTGCCCAAAGATTTCTACTCCAGCAAGGCCTATGCCGATCAGCTGGAACAGTGGATCCGCGAGACGCCGCAGAATAAGCCCGTCTTCGCTTATCTGGCGTTCACCGCGCCGCACGATCCGCTGCAGGCGCCGGATGACTGGATCGCCAAATTCGACGGCAAATACGACGCCGGCTACCAGCAGGCCTATCAGCAGCGCATTCAACGCCTGAAAGCGCTGGGGTTGATTTCCGATCGCACGCCGATGCCGACGCTGGCGCTGGATAAGGCCTGGAACGCGCTGACGCCCGAGCAGCAAAAATATGAAGCCAAGACCATGCAGGTGTACGCGGCGATGATTGCCTATATGGACGATCAGGTCGGCGCGGTGCTGAACACCCTGAAGCAGACCGGTCGCGATAAAAATACGGTGATCGTGTTCGCCACCGACAACGGCGCCAACCCGGCCAGCGGCTTCTACTACGGCTCGAAGCCGGAGTATTGGCGGCAGTTCGACAACAGCTACGCCAACCTCGGCCGCAAGGGATCGTTCATCTCCTACGGGCCGCACTGGGCCAACGTCAGCAATGCGCCGTATGCCAACTACCACAAAACCACCAGCGCGCAGGGCGGCATCAATACCGATTTCATCATCTCCGCGCCACAGCTGAAAGGGCGCGGCGGCATCGACCGCACGCCGATGGCGGTGTATGACATCGCGCCGACGCTGTACGACTATGCCGGCATCGACGCCAACAAACCGCTGAAGGCGAAACCGACGCTGCCGATGGTCGGTGTCAGCTTCAAGCGCTATTTCAGCGGCGAGGCCAACGGCGTGCCGCGCGCGGCCTACGGCGTGGAGCTGCATAACCAGGCCGCCTATGTAGACGGCATCTGGAAGCTGCGGCGGTTGGTGAAGGCCGGGCCGACGGCGCAGATGGCGCCGTGGGGGCTGTTCAACCTGCATGACGATCCGCTGGAAACGCGCGATCTGGCCGCCGCTAACCCGGATCAAGTCAAACGCCTAAGCGAGGCGTATCGCCGCTTTGCGCAGCAGGGCATGGTCATTGAAGCCAAAGGCGCAGCGATCGACTATCTCGGCGTAGACGCCAGCACCGGCGACTACATCGGCCTGGATCCGCAGACCCACAAACCGTTGCCGCAGGCGGCGCCATGAACCTGGCCCAGCTGCGCGCGCAGCAGATCCCGGTAGAGAGCGAACCGCGCGCGGCGGCGCCTTTTCATTTGCTGGTGAAGCCGATCGGCGCCGGCTGCAACCTGGGTTGCCGCTACTGTTACTACCCGCAGCGCCAGCAAGAGCGGACGCGCAAGATGGACGACGACCTGCTGGCGGAGTTTATCCGCGGCTACATCGCCGCCCAGCCGCGTTACAGCCGCGAGATCAACTTCGTCTGGCAGGGCGGTGAGCCGCTGCTGGCGGGGATCGGTTTTTACAAGCGGGCGCTGGCGTTGCAGCGCCGCTATGCGCCGCCGGGCGTGCGGATCAGCAACAGCCTGCAGACCAATGGCACACTGCTGAACGACGCCTGGTGCCGGCTGTTCCGGCAGCATCACTTTATCCTCGGCGTCAGCCTGGACGGCGATCGCGAGGTGCAGGACGCCCACCGGCCGGACAAGCGCGGCGGCGCCAGCTATGACGCCGCGCTGCGCGGCATTGCGTTGTTGCAGCGTCATCAGATCGACTTCAACCTGCTGATGGTGGTGCACGACGGCGTCGCGGATCGCGCCGAGGCGATCTACGATCATGCGGTGGCGATCGGGGCGCGTTATTTGCAGTTCCAGCCGCTGATGCTGGAAGGGGATGCGCCCACCGCCGGTTACGGACTGAGCGCCGCCAACTGGGGGCGCTTCATGCTGGCGGTATACCGCCGCTGGCGCAGCCGCGGGCACGTTGGCCAGGTCTTTGTAATGAACATCGAACAGGTCTACGCGCAGTATTTCACCCATGTCAGCCCCAGCTGCGTGCACGCCGAACGCTGCGGAGGCAATCTGGTGATGGAGCCGGACGGGCGGCTTTACGCCTGCGATCATCTGATCAATGCGCAGCATCTGCTCGGCCATGCCGATCGCCACACGCCCCTCGCCACCCTGGCGGCAAGGGCGGCAGAGATGCCGTTCGGTAAAAACAAAAGCCTGCGCCGCGAGTGCCAACGCTGCAGCGTGAAAAGCGTCTGCCAGGGCGGTTGCCCGGCGCATGTGGGCGAAGATCGCTACAACCGGCTGTGCGCCGGCTATTACGCCTTCTTTTCCGCGTTGCTGGCGCCGCTGCGCGCCTACCCGCGCAGCCCGCAGGGGGCAATGCAGTGGCGCGCCGCCGTGAGCGCCACCGCAGGTTGAAACCGTCTCGTCCTTAAGGACGATAGTCAGCATTTTCCTTTCCTCTCTATAGTGAGATGACCGCCGCTGGCGGTGAAAAACCTGCAAGCACCTGCATGCATCAGGCCAAAACTATAAGAGGAAATAACCATGAACCTGTCGTCGCGGTTGCACGCCCACCTGGCTCGAGGCAAGGTCGGCTTTCCCACCACCCTGGCCAGTTCGGTCGGGGTGATCATGGCTAGCCCGGTGATCCTGACGGTCACCAGCGGCTTTGGCATCGGCGGCGACACCTTCGCGCTGGCGATGCTGATCGCTTTCGTCATGATGCAGGCGCAGCTCACCACCTTCTCCGAAGCGGCGGCGCTGCTGCCGACCTCCGGTTCCGTTTACGACTACATTTCCTGCGGCATGGGGCGCTTTTTCGCCATCACCGGCGCGCTGTCGGCCTACCTGATCGTGCATATCTTCGCCGGCACCGCCGAGACCATTCTCTCCGGCATTATGGCGCTGGTGAACTTCGAACACCTCAACACCCTGATGGAAAGCCACAACGCCTCCTGGATGGTCGGCGTCGGGCTGGTTGTCGTGTTCGGCATGCTCAACGCGTTCGGCATCGAGGCCTTCGGCAAGGCGGAGATCGTGCTGACCTTCGCCATGTGGAGCACGCTGGTGATTTTCGGCATCGTCGGGCTGCTGTCGCCGCATGCGGTGCCGCTCGAGGGCTGGTTCGGCAGCACGTTGAACCTGAACGATCCCTTCTCAGTGTTCAGCCTGATTGGCATGGCGATGTTCATGTTCGTCGGCTGCGAACTGGTGACGCCGATGGCGCCGGAGATCAAACGCTGCGATCGGGTGATCCCGCGGGCGATGGCGCTCGGGCTGTGCGGCGTGGCGGTGTGCATGGCGCTGTACGGCGCGGCGCTCAGCCACCAGGTGGAAAACGTGGTGATCGACGCCGCCAGCGGCACGCGCCTGCTGGAAACGCCGATGGCCATCCCGGCCTTCGCCGGCCAGGTGATGGGCCAGTTCGGCAAATACTGGCTGGGCGTCGGCCTGCTGCTGGCGGGCGCGGCGACCATCAACACGCTGATGGCGGCGGTGCCGCGCATTCTGTACGGCATGGCGCTGGACGGCGCGTTGCCGCGCATGTTCGCCTATCTGCACCCGCGCTTTAAGACGCCGGTGGTCGGCATTCTGGTGGCGGTCCTGATCCCCTGCGTACACGCCTTCGCCATTCAGGGCAACCTCGACAAGATCATTCCGTTGGTGCTGGCGGCGGTGTGCGCCTGGGGCGTGGCCTACCTGCTGGTGACCTGCTCGGTGGTGCTGCTGCGCCTGCGCCGCCCCGATCTGCCGCGCGCCTATAAATCGCCGTGGTTCCCGCTGCCGCAGATCGTCTCCAGCGTCGGCATCGTGCTGGCCATCGTTTACATCACGCCGCCGGGGATGAATCCGCGCGACGTCTACATTCCCTTCGGCTGGATGATCGGCCTGACCGCCGCCTATGCGCTGTTCTGGACGCTGTGCGTGCAGAAAGTGAACCCGTTCAAGCCGGTGCCGGTCGAGCAGGTGCTGGAGAACGCCTTCGCCAAGGGCGAAAACGAGGAGGCGCAGTTTGATCGGCTTACTTCCCTCACTTAATCGCGCCTGGCGGCGAGCGCCGTCGGGCTATCGGCCGGGCGCCGCGTTGGATCGTCTGGCGCGCAACCTGGAACCCTACGCGTGCGAACGCCTGGCGCCGGGCCTGCTGCGGCTGACGCTGCCGCAGGGGCCGCAGATCGAGGTCAGCGAACAGGTGCAGGGGCTGTTTATGGCGCATATCGTCAGCCACCGTTTTCGGCTGCAGGGCGCATGCGCAGCGCAGCCTCCGCTGACGCTGGACGTGGTGGCCGGCGGTTGGCTGCGGCGACGCGGGGTACGCTATCTGCTGCGTCAGCGCCATACGGCCGCGCAGCGGTTGCTGGCCGGCCTGCAGCGCTACCCGCAGATCGGCGAGACGCTGGCGCAGCTGGATTTTCGCCGCGTGCGGCTGACGGTGAACGACGGGCGCTGGCAGGCGGATATCGAGCATTTCGCCGCCTCGGAGGTGGTCAGCCGCGTGCCGGCCGGCCGCCGCTATCTGCGGCTGGATGCCGAACAGCGGCGGCTGCTGTTGAGCAGTCTGCTGATGATCGGCCAACTGATGGAGAAGCTGAATCATGAATAGAGTGGTTGTGATTACCGGCGGCGGCACCGGCGTCGGCGCCGCCTGCGCCCGTCTGCTGGCGGCGCAGGGCGATCGGGTGTTCATCATCGGCCGCCGTCCGGAACCGCTGACGGCGCTGGCGCAAGAGATCGGCGCGCAGGCGCTGGTGGGCGACGCCGCCAGCGGCGAGAGCTGGGCCCACACGCTGCTGCCGGCCATTCTGCGCGACGCCGGGCGCATCGACTGCCTGATCTGCAGCGCCGGCGGCATGGGCTTCAAGCGCATTACCGAGATGACCGACGCGCAGTGGCAAGGGGCGATGGACAGCAACCTCAACAGCGCTTTCGCCAGTGCGCGCGCCTGCCTGCCGGAGCTGATCAAGAGCGGCGGCAACCTGCTGTTCGTGGCCTCGATCGCCTCGCTGGCCGCCGGGCCGGAGGTTTGCGGCTACGTTACCGCCAAGCACGCGCTGATCGGGCTGATGCGTTCCATCGCCCGCGACTATGGCCCGCTGGGCGTGCGCGCCAACGCGGTGTGCCCGGGCTGGGTGACCACGCCGATGGCGGACGAAGAGATGCAACTGCTGATGGACGCCCATCAGATTTCGCTGGAGCAGGCCTACCAAATGGTCTGTCGCGACGTACCGCTGCGCCGGCCGGCCAGCGCCGAGGAGATCGCCCGCGTCTGCCGTTTCCTCTGTTCCAGCGAAGCTTCCATCATTACCGGCGCGGCGCTGGTGGCCGACGGCGGCTCCACTATCGTCGATGTGCCGACCCTGGCTTTCACTTCCCTGTAAGGAGCATTTCCATGAGTTCAGAAGCGGTATTCATTCAGGTTGGCGCGCTGGCGGAAGGTTTTGCGCCGCACAGCAACACGCTGGAACGGCAGCACGGCCTGGCGGGCGCCACGTTGACGCTGCGCTTTAGCGACGGCGCGACGCAGCGCTGTCGGTTTACCGATGAGCAGACGCTGGAGTGGGGTGAGCGGCGCGGTATCGCCTATCGCGCCACCAGCATTCGCCCCGGCGTGTTGTTCATCGATTTTCTCGATCCCGCCCGCGCCAACGCCAGCATTACGCTGGTGTGCGACCGCAATCAGGGCAACTTCAGCGCGGTGTACGGCCAACTGCCGGACGAAGCGCAGACGCGGCTCGACGCCTTCAGCCGGGTGGAACAGGGGCTGCCGCTGACCGCGGTCGAGGCCGAATTCCGCTTCGGCACGCTGGATGACGCCGACGTGGCGCCGCCGGGCTTTACCGATGAGCTGATCGGCATGCGCAATATGTACACCTACAGCCCGACCGAACGGTACGAGCACATCTACCTGAACGACAACTTCTACGCCTGGCAGTGTCTGGACGGGGTGGAGAAAGGGCTGGCGGATGTCGATCGCTGCCACTACGTGAAGGTGGCGGAGCAGCTTTATCTGTTCGTCTGGCGCGAGAAGATCATTCCGACGCTGGGGGTGGTGATGATCGATCTGCAGGGCATGCGCACCGACGGCAAGATCCTCGGTTATCAGGGCAGCGATTTCAGCGCGTTGAGCAACTTTGCGGTGGGTGCCCATGCGCAGGTGCTGAACACCACGCGCCACCCGCGAGGATAGGCCGATGAGCGCAACCTATGCGGCCGATGCCTTTGCAGGGCAGGTGGTGCTGGTGACCGGCGGCGCGCAGGGCATTGGGCTGGCGATCGTCAGCGCCTTTGCCCGGCTGGGCGCCGAGGTGACGATCGCGGACGTGCAGTTGCCGCAGGCGCAGGCGGCGGCGCAAACGCTGCGGGACGAAGGGTTGAACGTGCAGGCGCTGGCCTGCGATCTGGCCGAGCCGGGGCAGATAGCCGAGTTGGTGGCGGCGGTGGGCGAGCGGCATCAACGGCTGGATGTGGTGATCCACAACGCCGCCTATTTTCCGCTGACGCCGTTCGCTGCCATCGACGCGGCCCTGTTGCAACGCACGCTGAGCGTCAATCTGATGGCGCCGTTCTTTCTGGCGCAAACGGCGCTGCCGTGGATGCGCCGCGCCGGCGGCGGCAGCCTGCTGGTGACCTCGTCGGTGACCGGCCCGCGGGTGGCGTATCCGGGGCTGGCGCACTACGCCGCCTCCAAGGCCGGGGTGAACGGGTTTATTCGCGCGGCGGCGCTGGAGCTGGCGGCGGAGAATATTCGCGTCAACGGCGTGGAGCCGGGGATGATCCGCACGCCGGCGATGGCCAACCTGGGCGATGCGCAGGTGAATCAGGCGATCGCCGCTGCGGTGCCGCTCGGGCGGCTGGGGGAACCGGAAGACATCGCCGCGGCGATGGTGTTTCTCGCCTCGCCGGCGGCGGCCTATATCACTGGCCAGACGCTGGTGGTGGACGGCGGCGCGCTGTTGCCGGAAACGAATTCTCTGCTTACTTGACGCTGCAGCGTTGTTGGCTGCAACGCCAATTAATTTGAGAATTCCGGTTGGTTAAATCACTGCTTGGCGGGATGCGCGGTGACGTTGGCGGGCAGGCTGTCGCCCAGGGTGATCAGCTCGTCCAGCAACGTCATCAGTTGGTCCATTTTCTGCCGCGAGAAAGCGGCTTCAATCTCGGCGTAGCCCTGTTCCACCTGGTGGCGCGCCACTTCATACAGATCCTGGCCCTGTTGGGTCAGCGACACGTACAGCTTGCGCTGATCGTTAACCGGCTTGAGGCGGAAGATCAGCTTATCACGCTCCATGCGCGACAGAATGCCGGTCAGGCTGGGACGCAGGATGCAGGTTTCCGCCGCCAGTTCGTGGAATTCGATCGAACGGCTGTTGGCCAGCACGCGGATGATGCGCCACTGCTGTTCGGTCAGGTTGTGGCTTTTCAGGATCGGGCGGAAGAACCCCATGGCGGTTTCACGCGCCTGCAGCAGGGCGATGGTTAACGATTCATGCATAAGTTTGGCCTTAGCTATCAAGGTGTTCGCTGTTACGGCGCTCGTCATGGGGGCGCCTGCCCCGCAAAGCCCGATTTTGTTAATAACTTAATAGTAGCCAAAGTTACCCGTAGGGATAAAGCAAAAATGCGCGGCGCAGCGAAAAATGGCGAGAAAAATGATTAATGCGTTGAATAATCACGCCAATGTTCGTTGTTTGTGAATATTTTGTTATCACGATCACAAATCATTCCAAGCGCGTTGCGTAAAAGCTGCACAGCGTATAAAAGTAATCATTAATATGTTAATGAATGCCGGTTGTCATGTTTTGCCATTGGAGGAGTTCGCATGAAAGGCACCGTATTTTCCGTTGCGCTGAACCACCGCAGCCAACTGGACGCCTGGGATCAGGCGTTTCACCAGCCGCCGTATCAAACCCCGCCCAAAACCCCGGTGTGGTTTATCAAACCGCGCAACACCCACCTCGCCAACGGCGGGGCGATCCCGTTTCCGGCCGGTGAAACCGTGCAGAGCGGCGGCACGCTGGCGGTGATCATCGGCGATACCGCGCGCAAGGTGCCGGCGGCGCAGGTGGGCCGTTATCTGGCCGGGTATGCGTTGGCCAACGACGTCAGCCTGCCGGAAAGCAGCTTCTACCGCCCGGCGATCAAGGCCAAATGCCGCGACGGGTTCTGCCCGCTGGGAGAGATCGGCCAGCTGGAGAATGCCGATCGGCTGGAGATCGTCACCGAGATCAACGGCGTGGAGCAGGATCGCTGGTCCACCGCCGATCTGGTGCGCTCGGTGCCGGAACTGATCGCCGCCATCAGCGATTTCATCACCCTGCAGCCGGGCGATGCGGTGCTGATCGGCACCCCGCACCAGCGGGTGGAGATCAAACCGGGGGATGAGGTGACGGTGCGCGCCGCCGGCCTGCCCACTCTCACCAACCGCGTCACCCAGGCAGGAGCTGCATCATGAAACATGCCCGTATTCGCCATCATGGCCAGATCGTCAACGTTCAGGTGGACGACCAGCTGCGCGTCACGCTGCCGAACGGCGAGGTGCTGCAGGAGCGCGAAGTGGAATGGCTGCCGCCGGCGCAGGGCACGGTGTTCGCCCTGGGGCTGAACTATGCCGACCACGCCAGCGAGCTGGAATTCAAGGCGCCGGAAGAGCCGCTGGTGTTCCTTAAGGCGCCGAACACCCTGACCGGCCACCGTCAGGTGTCGGTACGCCCGGCCGGCGTGGAGTACATGCATTACGAAGCCGAGCTGGTGGCGGTGATCGGCAAGACCGCGCGCAACGTCAGCCGCGAGCGCGCCATGGAGTATGTGGCGGGTTACACCCTGTGCAACGACTACGCCATCCGCGACTACCTGGAGAACTACTACCGGCCGAATCTGCGGGTGAAGAGCCGCGATACCCTGACGCCGATCGGGCCGTACATTGTCGATCGCGACGACGTCGCCGATCCGCACCGGCTGGCGCTCAGCACCTACGTCAACGGCGAGCTGCGCCAGCGCGGCAGCACCGCCGACATGATTTTCGACATTCCGTTCCTGATCGCCTACCTGAGCGAATTCATGACGCTGCAGCCGGGCGACATGATCGCCACCGGCACGCCGAAAGGGCTGGCCGACGTGCAGCCGGGCGATGAAGTGGTGGTGGAGATCGAGGGCATCGGCCGTCTGGTTAACCACATTATCAGTGAAAAAGATTACGAGGAGAGCCTGCGATGAAAACCATCAACCACTGGATCAACGGCAAGAACGTCGCCAGCAAAGAGTATTTCACCACCACCAACCCGGCGAACGGCGAGGTGCTGGCAGAAGTGGCCTCCGGCGGTCAGCTGGAGATCGACCAGGCGGTGGCGGCCGCGAAAGAGGCTTTCCCCAAATGGGCCAACACGCCGATGAAAGAGCGCGCGCGCCTGATGCGCCGTCTGGGTGAACTGATCGACCAGAACGTGCCGCAGATCGCCGAAATGGAAACCGCCGACACCGGCCTGCCGATCCATCAGACCAAAAACGTGCTGATCCCGCGCGCTTCGCACAACTTCGAGTTCTTCGCCGAGGTGTGCCAGCAGATGAACGGCAAGACCTACCCGGTGGACGACAAGATGCTCAACTACACGCTGGTGCAGCCGGTGGGGGTGTGCGCGCTGGTGTCGCCGTGGAACGTGCCGTTCATGACCGCCACCTGGAAAACCGCGCCTTGCCTGGCGCTGGGCAACACGGCGGTGCTGAAGATGTCCGAACTGTCGCCGCTGAGCGCCGATCGCCTGGGCGAGCTGGCGCTGGAGGCCGGCATTCCGGCCGGGGTGCTGAACGTGGTGCAGGGCTACGGCGCCACCGCCGGCGACGCGCTGGTGCGCCATAAAGACGTGCGCGCGGTCTCCTTCACCGGCGGCACCGCCACCGGCCGCCGCATCATCGAAAGTGCCGGGCTGAAGAAATTCTCCATGGAGCTGGGCGGCAAGTCGCCGGTGCTGATCTTTGAAGACGCCGACATCGAGCGAGCGCTCGACGCCGCGCTGTTCACCATCTTCTCGATCAACGGCGAACGCTGCACCGCCGGCTCGCGCATCTTCATTCAGGAGAGCATCTACCCGGAATTCGTCAAACGCTTCGCCGAGCGCGCCAACCGTCTGCGCGTGGGCGATCCGCAAGATCCCAACACCCAGGTGGGGGCGCTGATCAGCCCGCAGCACTGGGAAAAAGTCTCCGGCTATATCCGCCTCGGGGTGGAAGAAGGGGCGACCCTGCTGGCCGGCGGCCCGGATAAACCGGCCGGTTTGAGCCACGGCAACTTCCTGCGCCCGACGGTGCTGGCGGATGTCGACAACCGGATGCGCGTGGCGCAGGAGGAGATCTTCGGGCCGGTGGCCTGCCTGTTGCCGTTCAAGTCGGAAGAAGACGGCCTGCGCATGGCCAACGACGTGGAGTACGGCCTGGCGTCGTACATCTGGACGCAGGATGTGAGCAAGGTTCTGCGCCTGGCCCGCGGCATTGAAGCCGGCATGGTTTTCGTCAACACCCAAAACGTGCGCGATCTGCGCCAGCCGTTCGGCGGCGTGAAAGCCTCCGGCACCGGCCGCGAAGGCGGCGAATACAGCTTCGAAGTGTTCGCCGAAATGAAGAACGTGTGCATTTCCATGGGCGACCACCCGATCCCGAAATGGGGCGTTTGAGCCTCAGGCCACAATAATAACGAAAGAGATGAGAACAATGACGACAAAACTGACCACTGATGCTGTCCCTGCTCCCGACGTCGTGCGCTGTGCCTACATGGAAATTCAGGTCACGAACCTTCAAGCCGCACGCGAATTTTACGTCGATATCCTCGGCCTGGTCGTGACCGCCGAAGAGGATAAAACCCTCTACCTGCGTTCGATGGAGGAGTTCATTCACCATAACCTGGTGCTGCGCGAAGGCCCGGTCGCCGCCGTGGCGGCGTTTGCTTTCCGCGTGCGCACGCCGGAAGACGTCGATCGCGCCGAAGCGTATTTCAAGGCGCTTGGTTGCCGCACCGAGCGGCGGGTGAACGGGTTCGCCAAAGGCATCGGCGATGCGGTGCGGGTAGAGGACCCGCTCGGTTTCCCGTATGAGTTTTTCTACGACGTGCAGCACGTCGAGCGTCTGGCCTGGCGCTACGATCTGTATACGCCGGGCGCGCTGGTGCGCCTCGACCACTTTAACCAAATCACCCCTGACGTGCCGCGCGCCGTGGAATACATCCAGGGGCTGGGCTTCCGCGTGACGGAAGACATCCGCGATGAAGACGGCGTGGTTTACGCCGCCTGGATGCGCCGCAAGGCGACGGTGCACGATACCGCGATGACCGGCGGCGCCGGGCCGCGCATGCACCACATCGCCTTCGCCACCCATGAAAAGCACAACATTTTGGCCATCTGCGACAAGCTCGGCGCGCTGCGAAAATCCGATGTGATCGAACGCGGCCCCGGCCGTCACGGCGTCTCCAACGCGTTTTATCTCTACCTGCGCGATCCCGATGGCCACCGCGTGGAAATCTACACGCAGGATTACTATACCGGCGATCCGGACAACCCGACCGTGACTTGGGACGTGCATGACAACCAGCGCCGCGACTGGTGGGGCAATCCGGTGGTGCCGAGCTGGTACACCGAAGGCTCGTTGGTGCTGGATCTCGATGGGCAGCCGCAGCCGGTCATCGAGCGCAGTGCGCCCAGCGAAATGGCCGTCACCATCGGCGCAGACGGTTTTTCCTATACCCGCGAGGGCGATACGGAAAAAGGTTTCAAACTTGGCAATACGCTGTAAATGCCGCTGCGCGGGCCGCGCCCGCGCCTATGCGCCGTCTGGAGAACGCTATGCCCCATTTTTACGCTGAATGCACCGACAACATCCGCCGTGAGGCGGATTTGCCCACCCTGTTCGCCAAGGTCAACGAGGCGCTGGCGGCGACCGGCATCTTCCCGCTGGCCGGCGTGCGCAGCCGCGCCATCTGGCTCGACACCTGGCAGATGGCCGACGGCAAACAGGATTACGCCTTCGTGCACATGACGCTGAAGATCGGCCACGGCCGCAGTCTGGAAAGCCGGCAGCAGGTGGGCGAGATGCTGTTTACGCTGATCAAGGAACACTTCGCCGCGCTGATGGCGCAGCGTTACCTGGCGCTCTCTTTCACCATGGAAGAGCTGGATCCGGTGCTGAATTACAAACAGAACAATGTCCACGCGCTGTTCAACAAGGCGTGAATAAGGGGTCGTAAATGCTGGATAAAGAGCAGGTTAACCGCGCCGTGCAGCGCCTGCATCAGGCGGAAAAGAGTCGTGAGCAGATCCGCGCCCTGTCGCTCGATCATCCCGAGATCACCATTGAAGACGCCTATGCCATTCAGCGGCAGTGGGTGGAGCTGAAGATCGCCGAGGGGCGCACGCTCAAAGGCCACAAGATCGGCCTGACCTCACGGGCCATGCAGGTGAGTTCGCAGATCACCGAGCCGGATTACGGCGCGTTGCTGGACGACATGTTCTTCAACGACGGCAGCGACATTCCGATCGATCGCTTTATC of the Serratia marcescens subsp. marcescens ATCC 13880 genome contains:
- a CDS encoding arylsulfatase, with protein sequence MQKKTLAVALSGALSGLAQGADADRPNVLIILVDDMGYSDISPFGGEIPTPNLQALAERGVRMSQYYTSPMSAPARSMLMTGNTNQQAGMGGMWWYESTAAQPGYEMRLTDRVTTLPERFRDAGYATMMAGKWHLGYVDGAKPTDRGFERAFAFMGGGTSHFDDAKPLGTVEAFHTFYTLNGKRVSLPKDFYSSKAYADQLEQWIRETPQNKPVFAYLAFTAPHDPLQAPDDWIAKFDGKYDAGYQQAYQQRIQRLKALGLISDRTPMPTLALDKAWNALTPEQQKYEAKTMQVYAAMIAYMDDQVGAVLNTLKQTGRDKNTVIVFATDNGANPASGFYYGSKPEYWRQFDNSYANLGRKGSFISYGPHWANVSNAPYANYHKTTSAQGGINTDFIISAPQLKGRGGIDRTPMAVYDIAPTLYDYAGIDANKPLKAKPTLPMVGVSFKRYFSGEANGVPRAAYGVELHNQAAYVDGIWKLRRLVKAGPTAQMAPWGLFNLHDDPLETRDLAAANPDQVKRLSEAYRRFAQQGMVIEAKGAAIDYLGVDASTGDYIGLDPQTHKPLPQAAP
- a CDS encoding anaerobic sulfatase maturase, with the translated sequence MNLAQLRAQQIPVESEPRAAAPFHLLVKPIGAGCNLGCRYCYYPQRQQERTRKMDDDLLAEFIRGYIAAQPRYSREINFVWQGGEPLLAGIGFYKRALALQRRYAPPGVRISNSLQTNGTLLNDAWCRLFRQHHFILGVSLDGDREVQDAHRPDKRGGASYDAALRGIALLQRHQIDFNLLMVVHDGVADRAEAIYDHAVAIGARYLQFQPLMLEGDAPTAGYGLSAANWGRFMLAVYRRWRSRGHVGQVFVMNIEQVYAQYFTHVSPSCVHAERCGGNLVMEPDGRLYACDHLINAQHLLGHADRHTPLATLAARAAEMPFGKNKSLRRECQRCSVKSVCQGGCPAHVGEDRYNRLCAGYYAFFSALLAPLRAYPRSPQGAMQWRAAVSATAG
- a CDS encoding APC family permease: MNLSSRLHAHLARGKVGFPTTLASSVGVIMASPVILTVTSGFGIGGDTFALAMLIAFVMMQAQLTTFSEAAALLPTSGSVYDYISCGMGRFFAITGALSAYLIVHIFAGTAETILSGIMALVNFEHLNTLMESHNASWMVGVGLVVVFGMLNAFGIEAFGKAEIVLTFAMWSTLVIFGIVGLLSPHAVPLEGWFGSTLNLNDPFSVFSLIGMAMFMFVGCELVTPMAPEIKRCDRVIPRAMALGLCGVAVCMALYGAALSHQVENVVIDAASGTRLLETPMAIPAFAGQVMGQFGKYWLGVGLLLAGAATINTLMAAVPRILYGMALDGALPRMFAYLHPRFKTPVVGILVAVLIPCVHAFAIQGNLDKIIPLVLAAVCAWGVAYLLVTCSVVLLRLRRPDLPRAYKSPWFPLPQIVSSVGIVLAIVYITPPGMNPRDVYIPFGWMIGLTAAYALFWTLCVQKVNPFKPVPVEQVLENAFAKGENEEAQFDRLTSLT
- a CDS encoding DUF3156 family protein, with translation MIGLLPSLNRAWRRAPSGYRPGAALDRLARNLEPYACERLAPGLLRLTLPQGPQIEVSEQVQGLFMAHIVSHRFRLQGACAAQPPLTLDVVAGGWLRRRGVRYLLRQRHTAAQRLLAGLQRYPQIGETLAQLDFRRVRLTVNDGRWQADIEHFAASEVVSRVPAGRRYLRLDAEQRRLLLSSLLMIGQLMEKLNHE
- a CDS encoding SDR family NAD(P)-dependent oxidoreductase; this encodes MNRVVVITGGGTGVGAACARLLAAQGDRVFIIGRRPEPLTALAQEIGAQALVGDAASGESWAHTLLPAILRDAGRIDCLICSAGGMGFKRITEMTDAQWQGAMDSNLNSAFASARACLPELIKSGGNLLFVASIASLAAGPEVCGYVTAKHALIGLMRSIARDYGPLGVRANAVCPGWVTTPMADEEMQLLMDAHQISLEQAYQMVCRDVPLRRPASAEEIARVCRFLCSSEASIITGAALVADGGSTIVDVPTLAFTSL
- a CDS encoding MoaF C-terminal domain-containing protein — encoded protein: MSSEAVFIQVGALAEGFAPHSNTLERQHGLAGATLTLRFSDGATQRCRFTDEQTLEWGERRGIAYRATSIRPGVLFIDFLDPARANASITLVCDRNQGNFSAVYGQLPDEAQTRLDAFSRVEQGLPLTAVEAEFRFGTLDDADVAPPGFTDELIGMRNMYTYSPTERYEHIYLNDNFYAWQCLDGVEKGLADVDRCHYVKVAEQLYLFVWREKIIPTLGVVMIDLQGMRTDGKILGYQGSDFSALSNFAVGAHAQVLNTTRHPRG
- a CDS encoding SDR family oxidoreductase, whose amino-acid sequence is MSATYAADAFAGQVVLVTGGAQGIGLAIVSAFARLGAEVTIADVQLPQAQAAAQTLRDEGLNVQALACDLAEPGQIAELVAAVGERHQRLDVVIHNAAYFPLTPFAAIDAALLQRTLSVNLMAPFFLAQTALPWMRRAGGGSLLVTSSVTGPRVAYPGLAHYAASKAGVNGFIRAAALELAAENIRVNGVEPGMIRTPAMANLGDAQVNQAIAAAVPLGRLGEPEDIAAAMVFLASPAAAYITGQTLVVDGGALLPETNSLLT
- the hpaR gene encoding homoprotocatechuate degradation operon regulator HpaR, which gives rise to MHESLTIALLQARETAMGFFRPILKSHNLTEQQWRIIRVLANSRSIEFHELAAETCILRPSLTGILSRMERDKLIFRLKPVNDQRKLYVSLTQQGQDLYEVARHQVEQGYAEIEAAFSRQKMDQLMTLLDELITLGDSLPANVTAHPAKQ